The genomic stretch tcattcctctcatcaaacagggacaattttttAAGAGTCTTGATGAGgaatcattaggcatccaccttaaAGTCCTTATTTGGGcccttctgatttctttttgttgcctaatcttaaaaacatctttaaaggGCACCCACATTTCTTTGGTTAATTGTataaaaaagactgcattgacatggttaagttcccaggaccctcagttctttagaGATGACTGGTATCATTGCCTGCAAAAGTGTCTTGACCTTAATGGAGCTTATGTTgataaataaagtttatattttttattctttatctttttattccatttttccagGAACTTATTGAAGCCCCTTCGTAGATCACCTATTGAGGTTATATCTAGGGCATGCTGGGGTGTGCACTATATTGTATTTGTAGTCAGAATACTTGATGCTGTAGCGctcagcatttattgaatgaaattcTGCTATAATATTTGAGCgaatatttgttttttgacactgcattttctttggatttcttACAGAAAAATGTCCATTCCACAAGGTTTGTGACATATTTCTGTGAGCAGGTTCTCCCTAACCTTGGTACCTTGACTACCCCAGTGGAAGGTCTTGATATACAGTTGGAGGTAAGCAAAAATTTCAGCTTTAGCACTGATGAGGCattcttatattttaacaaaaatgtaaacCACTAACTTAGATCTGATTTCTGAGGGAGCAGTTTAAATGTCTGGTAATGGCCAGCCAGTAATCTCCCTAGACCAGAATTAATTGCATTAGGACTGCTTCATGGATTCAATTAAAGTTTGCTGCAATGGAAAAGCCTTGCCTGTAGTTTTATTATAGTCAGTCTCTACCTTTGTagccttaatatttttaaataaggtgtttaattcattcatttctatcCATAACTGATAGAGCCAATTTTAAACTGGATTAACACAAAATATCCTTTATTCCTTCTTCAATAGAATTCACTACCCCTCCCACCTTTGTATCTCAATTGTAATGTATGTAAACATTTTTTCACAGCATCTGTAAtactttacatttgtttataatCTCTCCCTACATTTAACCTGATTCACCTCTGTATCCCCAGAATCTGGCACAAAACTTGATTTTGAATCAAGCACCCAATAGTGATTATTAAATTAGACTGAAATATGGAAATGCGTGTGCCATTTCCCTCATGGGTCTTTGGGATAGAGAAGAATCTCACTGTGCACTGACAAGGTAGTTTGCTTCAAATGTGCTGGGCTAGGCCCATCAGACTGGGATTGGGAAATGCAGGAATGAACCTTGAGAATAGTGGTCATTACCAATATTTTGAGTAAGTATCCAGAGACTAAATTTAACAGGAAATGAGGCCCACCTTAACCATGAGTAATTAGTTCTTAGCTGTTGAGAGTTCTTACTATAACTTATAGttaataaatttatcatttttgcCTTGTAATTAGCACAATCATTAACCTGTAGCAGAAAGTGTCGTATGTATTATTTTCCATACTTCTTCTCACAGATATATTGGAAATCATGAGATCTGGGTTTTAGGGTCTGCCCTGCCACTTACACCCTGTGACTTTGTCGAGTCACATAATCTCTGACCTTTACTTTCCTTCACAGTAAAATGTTGGGCTGCATCTGTAaggttttcttccatttcaaatGTTATGATTCTGTGAAAGCATAATTGAAAATAAAGTCTTAAATCGTTATCTAGAATTACTCTCATTTCATAACGCTTGCTTATTCAAAAAAACAGTAATAGTGAATTGTGTGTTTTAGGTATTGAAATTGTTGGCGGAGATGAGTTCATTTTGTGGTGACAtggaaaaactagaaacaaatttAAGGAAACTATTTGATAAGTTATTGGTAagaactttttcctttccttacgGGATAGTCAGTATATAGTTCAAAGTCTAATTTAGTATTAATTTCTAGATTACAAGAACCAGTTTTTGAAATTTCAATTAAACAATAATCCTAACAAGTGTTGTTAGCTTCTTAGGCCACATGTTGTCTACTTTGTTTTAATCTTGGTGTTTCTTATAATTAGGGAGAAAATAGGCCATCTGATAAAATCATTATCAGTATCActgagtgattttcttatttgatGTATTTGTGTAACTAACACAGTGATAAGCATTAGGTTCTTAGCATGAATTGAGTCATCAACATCTGGTGCTCGTCCAGATGTAACTTACTGGGTTGTTACAGCACTGATACTGAATGCCATTGGCAGCACTTCGCTTGTAATGAGTCAATACTTAAACAATATGGACTaatgttcagaaaatatttttgtagtaaGCATAGTATAGTTGTTAAGCGCATCAGCATTTGATGTCAAATCTAGATTGAATTCTGACTCTTTAGTTTATTAACTTTGTTACCATGGGAAGGTTACCCTAACTCTCAGAGCATCAGTGCCTTTATCTGTAAGTGCCTAATAAATGATAGCTacattaattttcattattaataatagcaGCTGTAACAGCAGCTGTAACAGGTTAATATGGAGCGTTGACAGGCTAGAGCATTGATCCagtaagtaaaaaagaaatccaaatgtcTGGTTTTGGTAGTTTTTAATGCTTCATGTCTTAAAAACATGCACTATAATTCCCTGAATATCTGTTTATAATTTGAATATGTAGAGCAGATTGCAAACAtctgtatatttttctctcttaggAATACATGCCCCTCCCTCCAGAAGAAGCAGAAAATGGAGAGAATGCTGGTAATGAAGAACCCAAGCTACAGTTCAGTTATGTGGAATGTTTGTTGTACAGTTTTCACCAGTTGGGCCGAAAACTTCCAGATTTCTTAACAGCCAAACTGAATGCAGAAAAGCTCAAAGATTTCAAAATCAGGTGATATATGATTGAGGTGGCTCAATCTTTGGCAAAGGTGGTAGCTATCTTGAAGTTCCTTGGGTTTTGCTTTTCTATGAGAGCTCCCCATCCTGCCTTACCCCAGTGGTACAGATTGGAGGGTTCAGAAAATAGGCATGTTTGTAAACATATGacagaaatgagccaggcatggtggctcacgtctgtaatcccagcactttgggaggccaaggcaggagggttgcttgacgccaggagtttgagaccagctgggcaacatagtaagatcctgtctctataaaaaataactttaaaaaaattagcagagcgtggtgacacaccagtagtcccagctacttgcaacactgagatgggaggctcacttgagcccaggagctcaaggttatGGTCAGCTGCAGTCATGCCTCCGCACTCCTGTCTGGGTGATGAGatcatgtctctaaaaaaaaaaaaatacagtaaaagtaaaatttaaaaaaaattaaaaagacagaaatgactTAACAAATCCATGGGGGGTAAAGGACTCTAGCTCTTTCTACTTGTTTTATGATCTTGGGGCAGGTACCCTAACCTCTCTTAGCTCCCCCAAATTTTTCTCAGTTGTTaaatgataatagtacctacctcatagagttgtagGAATTTAATAAGACAGTGAATGTACAGCttttagcatggtgcctggcaaatagtaggTATTGGTAAACTGTAGCTGCTGTTATTAATAATATCTTAGTGTTACTGGAGAAGCAGCACTGGAGAAGTCAATATAAGTAGTTTTCACAAAGACACTGCTTATTGAATTGTTCCATTAACAAATTCACATCTTAAATTTTGAAATGCTTGAGCCATGTGTTACCTGTTACTGTCCTCTACTGTGTGGTAAGTCAGAAGTTTGATACTTGATGAAGCTCTTGATCAGAAACAAGCAacttaaaattctgttctttaatTTATTGGTCATGTAACCGTTTCTGCACTTAGGATCATTTTTCTATAGTATAAGAttgagtttaaaaacaaaattgaagtgATGAATTGCTAATTAACAAATACGTTTTCATTTAGGCTGCAGTACTTTGCACGGGGCCTGCAAGTTTATATCAGACAACTTCGCTTAGCTCTCCAGGGTAAAACGGGTGAGGCCTTAAAAACAGAAGAGGTAAGAATACTGGCTCACATTTCATAAACTGCTAGTTCCATACCAAACTATATAGACTTAAGTTGGgagtttttcattttcctttatctcACCTAATTTAACAGCCTTCATCCCAGTcctaatgaaatattttagatttttattgtgtTCCTATAACTtaaactgatttattttaaaacaacttctaTGTGCATGTGACCTTACTCATTTTTTGGCTACATTCTAACCTGTCAAGGGAAcacagattatttgttttctttgctacaTCTAGATTTGTTTAGAGTCAAGCAATAGGAATACGCATTATCTATAGATTTAAACCAAGGAATTCTGTAAAGACTGCAGAAGTGATTCTGATAGAGAAGTGTAATTACTCCAGTTCTATGACAGAATGTGGATTATGCCTGATAGAAGTTATTGGCAGTTTGTCTtaattttcctttccctttgcaGAACAAGATTAAAGTCGTTGCATTGAAAATAACAAACAATATCAATGTTTTAATCAAGGTAAGTCTATAATACCAAGTGACATATCTGCAGTTACcataaaatcatatatttatttatttaaaagttttgcaTAAGATACTTCCAACAAAGGAGGCATCCAAACTTCTGGCTCAAAGCATTGAAACAGATAGATATAGTCTCAGAAATTTCAGCGACTTAAGTTCTAGTGGTCTTAATTAGCTGTTGGGTTCTTTTGAATGGCCAGTAAATCCCTGTTTTGCTTACGCTTAAGAATggacatggccgggcgcggtggctcacgcttgtaatcccagcactttgggaggccgaggcgggcggatcatgaggtcaggagatcgagaccacggtgaaaccccgtctctactaaaaatacaaaaaaattagctgggcatggtggcgggcgcctgtagtctcagctactcggagaggctgaggcaggagaatggcgtgaacccaggaggcggagcttgcagtgagccgagattgtgccactgcactccagcctgggcgacagagcgagactctgtctcaaaaaaaaaaaaaaaaaaaaagaatggacatGTGGTATGTAGCACAATGAaatgtttttctgtgtttgtttttttataaacTTGACTGTGTAATAAATTGAGAGCTTTCTGTACTGTAGGCTAGGGTATACCTTTCCATTAAGCCATAATTACTTTTCAATTCTGTTTACCCTTCCCAAGTATCTGCTAGcctaaacaaaataataacctgagagaaccagaaaaaaatcacaaagtagCCATCACTTGTATTATATTATACAATACAATTACAGCTTAATTGTAATACCTAGAGCAGTAGCCTGCCAGGAACAAAAATTGGTACTAGTATGCCTTAAAGCTAATGTAAAAATGATATGGAATAattatagttgacccttgaacaatgaaGGGCTTAAGGATACCGACCCCATGTATACcgtttgactcccccaaaacttaaccaCTGGCTGGTACAATGGTAGTGGGTTATCAGAACTTACTAACATTAGCATCACCAAAATTGGTATACAACCCCCACCTCAATGCTAAATTTGGCtttataaaaaatcattttaaaaaactacaaatagccTGCTGTGGAcaagaagccttaccaataacataaacagttaatTAACATGTTTTTATATGCATTATGTACTGTATTACAATAAAGCttcaggaaaaaatgttttattataaagaagagaaaatatatttattaaatggaagtggatTATCACAAAGGTCTTCATCCTAGATGTCTTCACATTTAGTAggtggagaaagaggaggggttggtcttgtcTCAGGGGTAGCAGGCAAAAGAGGtggaaggagaggcaggcacactagGTGTAACTTTTATTGGAAAGAATCTGCGTATAAGTGAGACCATGTAGTCCAAATTCAAGTTGTACAAGGGTCAGCTGCAGTTTGTATCAGAAGAGAGAGGGAAGCATTTGAGAAAAAGCAGCAGTGATTAGATGTTGAGGAAGGAGTATCATAGTGCCAAGTAGAAAAGTGAAAAGGCATTAAACACAGAAGAGGTAAGAATATTATACTAATCTCCTAAGGAAATGTTTCCAATAGCTTCCATTTATTAcaaatcttaaatataaataattatttcacatagtaaattcatatataaaaatgtgagaTTTGACTGTATTTGAACCGCTGATACAAGTCTGTTGAAGATACAATgtgttatgaacattttaaacTTAGCAAATGCTTATTACCTGCatgcagatgagaaaatgttCTTTTCAGGAATCTGTAAGTTATCTAAAGGAAGGTATAGGGGAAAGAGAGATGAATAGGGTCAGCAACCTGTGTGTAGAGCACTCTGTGAATATAGGAATAAAGTCAGTTTCTCCTGCTGTACTCTCACAATGCACTTCTAACACCAGATGGGTGGAGGTTATTCCCCATACATCAAGTAAGTAAATAGTTCTGCAGTGGATACTAGttgggtgtcctccaattcagtCCTGACACTATCTACCTAGAGGTAGCATCAGATTCCACATATTGAAGGCCCAGTCCCACAAGACCACTTCTGATGACAGTTGCAAGCTCCAAGTTGTTTTACCCATGCTTCTGATTGGCTGGCTATAAATGGGCTATAATTTAACCAAACCTTAGGTTTGGTTAAATTGCTAGAGCAGCTTATACAACTCAGGGGAACACTTACTTACGTTTACTGGCTTATCATAAAGGATACatatgaacagccagatgaagagatacatagggAGAGGTCTTGAAGAGTCCTGAGTGCAGGAGTTTCCATCCCTATGGAGATGGGGTGTACTACTCTCCCAGCACATGGGTGTGTTCTTGTTCATATTCCATCCTGGAACACCCAGCCCCCCTCACtgtcacacaccacacacacacacacacacaccacacacacacacagagtccttTTCAGTTTTTATGGAGACtccattacataggcatgattgattaaatcattggccatcagTGATAGATAAACCTTTATTGGTGTTAAGtcagcccctctctcctccctggagGTGGGGTTGGACTGAGTTCCAACCCTGTAAGTATGTGGTTGGTTCCCCAGGCAGTCAGCTCCCCTATCCTGTGGTTAACTAGAGCCTTTCCAAACATCACCTCATTAATATAAACTCAGGTGTGGTTGAAAGATGCTTGTTCAAAATAAAAGATTGTCTTTCACCTTTATTGCTCTGGAGCTTTTCAGGAGACAGTAACAAAGGGACAAATGTTTTAGCAAAAGATATTCATATTGCTGTAGTCACATAGGAAATTTCAAGAATTATTGGAGCTATGAGCCAAGAATCATGGACAAAAACCAAAATGCAGTCAATACAGGCCTTCTGTATCCAAGGTGGATTGGTTGCAggacccccatggataccaaaaccCTCAGATTAACCCTTAttaaatggcatagtatttgcatataacctacacaaaCCCTCCCCTATACTTTAAagcatctctagattacttatcaTACTTATCaacctaaaataattaaaagtctcAGGGTCCAATTAAAAGAGTTTATTTAGGTACAAAGTGTGAGATTGGCCATCTGGGGAGCAGAATTACACCAAAGAATGCTGGTCAGTGCTCCTGGTATGGGGAAAAATGAGGATTGTTTATATGGGCAAAAACTGATACAGGCACAAACTGAGGTGCTAAAAAGAATGACATTTTCCATACAAAGGTTAACAGATAGATATATGACTGGCTACTATTGATTACATTAATACAGCTAGATATATGACTGTCTACTATTAATACATTAATACAGATAGATACATGACTGGCTACTATTGATTAACAGATATATGATTGGCTACTATTGATTACACTCTAAGAGgattaacattttattgtaaagAGGTGAGAGTCACAGTGGTCTCTATCTCCCTCATTTAGTCTAGGTTTAAGTAAAGAGTAGACTCTGGTTCATGCAATCTCAACACAAAGGTCAGGAAGGCAATGGTCATGCGTCAGAGAAGAAAACAGCCATGTTGTGAGTCAGTTTCCAGGAGTTAACTTTTCCCCTTGGTGTAATAAATTTGGGAgaacctgaaattttatttttacatacctAATACAGTGCCTACACATCACTTCATTCTCAAGGATTCAACATAgtaaattcaagttttgcttttttagaattttatgcaatttttttctgaatgttttccaTCCACAGTTgcttgaatccacagatgcaggaACCATGGACACAGTGGGCAAACTGTATATATCACATAATGTCACAAGTGCCTTACCTGAAAATcttgaaatgtttttaagttgGGTAAAAGTATGTGACAtgataaattttttgttttagggaGAACATAGGTATGTTTTAATCCATCCTTGACATTTCTTGCAATCTTTACCTACCAGGCAGACTCATCTAATTTCacaacttcatttttattttaatgaatccCCAAACTATACACCATTTTCCTGTCGTCGTCTgagatttaacatttttataattgaaGATTTGCCCTTTCCTCTTCATGTGGTCCCTttttcagttaacatttattataatatGCGAAATCACTCCAGTTAGAAACCTCAAGCATTTTTTATTCAAAGCATGTTGTGTTGGCCAATTCCCTACATTTATATAGTACACTGGACTTAAGTTTATATACCAGGGATGATTTGTTACTAGTATACTCATTTTAACTGGGAGAAAAGTTTACTTTTATTGAATTTTACCTGTATACAAAAAATCAAGGTAAAGCTGGTAAGAGTATTACTAAGAATAAATGTGTTTAGCGATTTATTCAGTTGTGAGGATATTATCAGGTTAGATTATTTGAATTCCAGGTTATTTTAAcacattcagcaaacatttgcaTTCCTACCACTTTGATCACTCGGTATTTAAATCTTACACGGTTTTTTTTGccttattaataatttatagatATTTCATAGGGCAGGGGGAAACATGATTAGCCAGAGCTttagtggttttttgtttgtttgtttttacttttcctaTGGTGCTGGCAGTAAagctttagatttttttctaattttgaaccACTTAAAAATTTGCAAAAGCACAtgcagattgcaccattgtattTTCCTTAAAGCACCATGGTGACTGCatctgcaaaaacaaaccaaaacaaaacttatTTGCTGACTTTGTTTATTAAAGTGGATAAATATTGATGTATTTTATCCTGAAATGTATActgacatttagaaaaaaattagctaccCTACAGTTTGTTATGTGCACAAAATTATGTTAATGAGGTAATAGATGTGATTTGTAAACAAAATTGTTCCTGTTTAATTTTCTGTTGCAGTAAGCTCTGTCTCGTAAATTTAATCTTTAACATCTGTCTTTGTTTCCTACCCTCACCACCACTCCCTGCCACCAACAAATACATGAGAATTCTTGCCTGATTTTTGTCTCTCCAGGATCTCTTCCACATTCCTCCTTCTTATAAGAGCACAGTAACACTATCCTGGAAACCTGTACAAAAGGTTGAGATTgggtaagaaatatatttaaaagagattTGAGTGTTATCAAAACTTAATACAAGTTACATTTACTGTTCAAAAGGGTTCAGTGTTAAATGATTCATAATAGCATGTTTAAATATGACTATTAGAAGTAtgacttaaaatgtaaaatctaatttcaatatttgtaaaaataaactgGTGGGAGGCAACCCTGGAACCTTCAGCCTTACTTGTATTCTTGTAGCAAAACTAGATTTTTTTCTGACAGGTTTTGTAAAGTGAGTCACTTGCATGTAAGTCTGTGAAGCTAcatatttcagattattttaaagcCTTGTAAATGCCCTCTGACATTGTCTGCATAACCAAACTGTGGTTAATTTGATGACATCAAATGTTAATTCCTTTTTTCTGATGAGATTATCCTCTTTAGCATGTCTTTCCTAACTGATATgctaaattataaatgtattgaTAGCTTTTGGCATaatagaatgtttttaaattgctGTTCTTCCTATTGTTACAGGCAAAAGAGAGCCAGTGAAGATACAACTTCAGGTTCACCACCCAAGAAATCTTCAGCAGGACCAAAAAGAGATGCCAGGCAGATTTATAACCCTCCCAGTGGGAAATATAGCAGCAATTTGGGCAACTTTAATTATGGTGAGCGTTTCCGTTTGGGTACAAGGAATATGAGAGATTAGGCAGAAATTGtgttatactttattttaattagttatTATATACAGTGTCATGGTTCTAGCCAATGACTTTTCTGAATTAGCTTGGAGAACTAGGGCTGTTGAGGAAATGATTTATCCCATTCCTCTCTCATTCACCCTTCTGGGCTGACTGTATTGAGTATGCAACATTAACTAGTAAGCACCTAAAGAAAagtatggctgggcgcggtggctcacgcttgtaatcccaacactttgggaggctgaggcgggcggatcacgaggtcaggagatcgagaccacggtgaaaccccgtctctactaaaaatacaaaaaattagctgggcgtggtggcgggcaattaaaaagcttctgtgcagcaGAGGAAACCATCaacagtgaaaagacaacttacagaatgggagaaaatatttgtaaactactcATCCAACAGaagattaatattcagaatatagaaGCTATTCAGACATCTTAATAGCAAAACAAATCtagattaaaaatgggcaaatcatctgaacagacatttctcaaaagacgacgtacaaatggccaataaatgtttgaaaaaattcTAAACACTAAGCATCAGGgtaatgcacatcaaaaccacaacgaggaAGTTTGGAAGTTCAATGAAGATAGTTCATCTCATTTACATATGATTAAAAGTCAGACATtggcacccccatgtttattgtagcactattcattagccaagacatggaatcaacccagaaTTAACAGgtgcatcaacagatgaatagataagatGTGGTATtatacacaatgggatactatacagccataaaaaaagaatgtcctttcatttgcagcaacatggaaggAACAGGAGGACTTTATagtaggtgaaataagccagctaTGGAAAATTaaattgcatgttctcacttgtggaagttttaaaaagttaatcctatagaagtaaaaagtaggaCAGTGCatactagaggctgagaagatGGGGGGAAGGAAGGGATAGGGAGAGATCTGTGGGAGAATGCGAAATAACATAGGAATAAGCCCTAGTGTTGTGTACCACTATAgcatgactatagttaatatatactttaaaataggagaatattgaatgttcttgacacaaagaaattataggtgtttgagatgatggatatgcttgTTACCCTGAGCTGATAACTATATATTCTTTGTATCAAAGTATTCTACCCCACGAATATGTAgaattatttgtgaatttgaaGAATTAAGTTTTTTAAGAAGTGtacgggctgggcacagtggctcacacctgtagtcccagcactgaGGCAGGACGATCCCTTGAGGCccgcagtttgagatcagcctggcaatattatgagaccctgtctctacagaaaaaaaagccagacatggtggtgtgcatctgtagccctagctacCGGGGAGTCTGAGGTAGAAAGATCACTCTAGTCCAGAAGTTCAATGTTATGGTGAACTgtgaacgcaccactgcactccagcctgagcaacacagcaagaccctccaAAAAAAGTGTAGTTATCATAATATCACCTTGAAACAACTTTGTTACTGGGATACATTTAATTAAGCAACTACCATGAATGTAGTTGGTACCTTGCCTTACGTGCTTCAGTATATATGTTGTTCTTGTTTTATGTACAGGCTAAATTTGTAGATTGAATAGCAGAATATTAGTTCTGTTCTTATAGGGCCTACTGCTGTATTCAGAGTTATGAGCTACATTTCTTCTGCGTTTGCTGTATCATGAAATCCTAAGCAAGACCTAAACCCTTGTTCGCTTTTTCGTAGAGCAGAGAGGAGCCTTCAGGGGAAGTAGAGGTGGCCGAGGTTGGGGCACACGAGGAAATCGTAGTCGGGGAAGACTCTACTGAATAAGACGTCAGCATTCTTCAGCATTGTCATGAGCTTAATATACTTAAATTCTACTACTCATTGGATTGCCGGGGATGTCCCTTTAAACAGACTGCTGCCTTCAGCTAAAAACTTAATGTTCTTTATACCTTTGTATGTATGACCTACTTTTGTAACCGACCATGGTTGTGTCCAAGGTAAAACCACAGTGATATTTTTGGATGCTTTATCTGCAGTTTTGACTTGTTTTTGCAGTATCATTATTCAGACTTCAAATTGTGAATCTTTTAAACATCTTGATAATTTGTTGAGAGCTGTTCATTCTAAAATGTAATGAAATTCAGTCTAGTTCTGCTGATAAAGATCATCAGTTTTGAAAGGTTACTgattttcctcttccctcttagTTTTTTGCCCAATATATGGAGAAGAGTAATGGTCaatcttaacattttgttttaattgtttaatAAAGCTGCTGGGCAGTGGTGCAGCATTCCTACCTAGTGTCATAAAAGCAAAATACGTAGCCTTCTTAAAATATAGGAATGACATTACATTTTTAGGAGAAAGTAAGTTGCTTTGCACCGCTTACTTAATTCTTTTCCATATATTGTGATACAAACTTTTGAATATGGAATCTTACTATTTGAATAgaaatgtgtatgtataatatacatacatacataagcatatgtgtgtgtgtgtgtgtgtatatatatatatgcatgctgTGAAACTTGACTACACAacataaatcactttttaaattccaGGAATGGGTAGTCTGACACAGTGATTATCCCTTTGAGGCTGAATCCGTTATTAACTTGTTATTGAGGTTTTTACTCCCAGTAGCAAGGGATTCTAAGTCAGTTGCACTTATGtgattattgttatttaaaactaaaaataaaggctGCATTTTCAAAGATAAATTGGAATTGCTATTGGTATATAACAACCAAATAACAACCAAAATACTGAATCTGATGTACATataggtttctacagaaagagatagTATAATTTAGAATTTGGAGATTTAATAACCAGGGCTACCCAGAAAAAGTGACTTGATAACATGGTACCAATAAGTAAGGGATGCTCTCTTGGTTTGCTTTTGCCACTTTCAAGATTTTAACTTCTCAGGTTATTAATCAAAATTATTGTATAAGTTAGCCTATAGAATTTTTAGGTTAAAACAACAGATGGGGGGTTTGTGGAGTGTTTAATGTCATGGGCATTTTTAGTAGCATAGACCCTTTGTTCTGCATTtgaatgtttcatatatttttgtttcacagTTAATCTTCCCTCCCCAAGTTTGCTATTCAAATCAGCTGCCTGAATGACATTTCTAGTAGTCTgatgtatttttttgaggaatagTTTGTGATTCCAATGCAGGTGTCTTCATTACCATTACCTCTACACTGCAGAAGAAGCAAAACTCCTTTATTAGAATTACTGCACATGTGTATGGGGAAAATAGTTCTGAAAGGCTAGAAT from Nomascus leucogenys isolate Asia chromosome 15, Asia_NLE_v1, whole genome shotgun sequence encodes the following:
- the API5 gene encoding apoptosis inhibitor 5 isoform X1, with the translated sequence MPTVEELYRNYGILADATEQVGQHKDAYQVILDGVKGGTKEKRLAAQFIPKFFKHFPELADSAINAQLDLCEDEDVSIRRQAIKELPQFATGENLPRVADILTQLLQTDDSAEFNLVNNALLSIFKMDAKGTLGGLFSQILQGEDIVRERAIKFLSTKLKTLPDEVLTKEVEELILTESKKVLEDVTGEEFVLFMKILSGLKSLQTVSGRQQLVELVAEQADLEQTFNPSDPDCVDRLLQCTRQAVPLFSKNVHSTRFVTYFCEQVLPNLGTLTTPVEGLDIQLEVLKLLAEMSSFCGDMEKLETNLRKLFDKLLEYMPLPPEEAENGENAGNEEPKLQFSYVECLLYSFHQLGRKLPDFLTAKLNAEKLKDFKIRLQYFARGLQVYIRQLRLALQGKTGEALKTEENKIKVVALKITNNINVLIKDLFHIPPSYKSTVTLSWKPVQKVEIGQKRASEDTTSGSPPKKSSAGPKRDARQIYNPPSGKYSSNLGNFNYEQRGAFRGSRGGRGWGTRGNRSRGRLY
- the API5 gene encoding apoptosis inhibitor 5 isoform X2; translated protein: MPTVEELYRNYGILADATEQVGQHKDAYQVILDGVKGGTKEKRLAAQFIPKFFKHFPELADSAINAQLDLCEDEDVSIRRQAIKELPQFATGENLPRVADILTQLLQTDDSAEFNLVNNALLSIFKMDAKGTLGGLFSQILQGEDIVRERAIKFLSTKLKTLPDEVLTKEVEELILTESKKVLEDVTGEEFVLFMKILSGLKSLQTVSGRQQLVELVAEQADLEQTFNPSDPDCVDRLLQCTRQAVPLFSKNVHSTRFVTYFCEQVLPNLGTLTTPVEGLDIQLEVLKLLAEMSSFCGDMEKLETNLRKLFDKLLEYMPLPPEEAENGENAGNEEPKLQFSYVECLLYSFHQLGRKLPDFLTAKLNAEKLKDFKIRLQYFARGLQVYIRQLRLALQGKTGEALKTEENKIKVVALKITNNINVLIKDLFHIPPSYKSTVTLSWKPVQKVEIGQKRASEDTTSGSPPKKSSAGPKRDARQIYNPPSGKYSSNLGNFNYERSLQGK